Proteins from a single region of Syntrophales bacterium:
- a CDS encoding carboxyl transferase domain-containing protein yields MAEEKKKLTRAERLEAEREKNLQHWLAEDEILFKHREEAYDIGGADQVARLAKQNKKPMRDLIKLLIDPGTDFFELGLDAGYDIGKKRLYGGEIYESEKRSHIPGGGVVTGIGTVMGKDCMIFANENRYAAGTYFPITLKKHMRAQAIAEQCELPCVYLTDSGGINLPLQVGCFADDGHFGSMFYNMCRMSAKGIRQYTLSTGGNTAGGAYIVYLASESIMIEKMAYAFLAGPPMVKSAIGETVSMEDLGGAYVHTQHSGGCDHFVRTQEEGIAKLRAMMEFEPTSKLYIDRRETREPKFDFKEMMRGTPTDTYQYINIKETIKCLADDSYFYEYKPTYGPGRGDSIIAGKMWMKGIPVGVIASNASGVIYIDAARKATEWMIRCGNSKLPVLFLQGSPGYMVGKAEEWGGIGKYGSDMVRACTCLDTPKVTYVIGPDHGAANYGMCGRAFKPRFAFTNMRGRTTVMSGETAGFIVETVRRKNIVDKGGTVNEEEMAAFRKMMRDRYDAEGHPFYTGSLLFHDGVIAFSEARDKITRAFEVSLRVPIKKSDWGDLKV; encoded by the coding sequence ATGGCAGAAGAGAAGAAAAAATTGACAAGGGCCGAGAGACTCGAGGCCGAGAGGGAGAAGAATCTGCAGCACTGGCTTGCGGAGGACGAGATCCTGTTCAAGCACCGGGAAGAGGCCTACGACATCGGCGGCGCCGATCAGGTCGCGAGGCTCGCGAAGCAGAACAAAAAACCCATGCGCGATCTCATCAAGCTGTTGATCGATCCCGGAACGGATTTCTTCGAGCTGGGGCTCGACGCCGGGTACGACATCGGCAAGAAGCGCCTCTACGGCGGGGAGATCTACGAGTCGGAAAAGCGCAGCCACATTCCCGGCGGCGGTGTCGTCACGGGCATCGGCACGGTCATGGGAAAGGACTGCATGATCTTTGCCAACGAGAACCGCTATGCCGCAGGCACCTATTTCCCCATCACCCTGAAGAAGCACATGCGGGCCCAGGCAATCGCCGAGCAGTGCGAGCTGCCCTGTGTCTACCTGACCGATTCGGGCGGCATCAACCTGCCTCTCCAGGTGGGCTGTTTCGCCGACGATGGACACTTCGGCAGCATGTTCTACAACATGTGCCGCATGTCCGCCAAGGGGATCCGGCAGTACACCCTCTCCACCGGTGGCAACACGGCGGGTGGCGCCTACATCGTCTACCTGGCCAGCGAATCCATCATGATCGAGAAGATGGCCTATGCCTTCCTGGCGGGCCCCCCCATGGTCAAGTCGGCCATTGGCGAGACGGTTTCCATGGAAGACCTGGGCGGTGCCTATGTTCACACCCAGCATTCCGGCGGCTGCGACCATTTCGTCCGGACCCAGGAAGAGGGGATCGCGAAGCTCCGGGCCATGATGGAGTTCGAGCCGACCTCGAAGCTCTACATCGACCGGCGGGAAACCCGGGAGCCGAAATTCGATTTCAAGGAGATGATGCGCGGCACCCCGACGGACACGTACCAGTATATCAACATCAAAGAGACGATCAAGTGCCTCGCCGACGACAGCTACTTCTATGAGTACAAGCCCACCTATGGTCCCGGCCGCGGTGATTCCATCATCGCTGGCAAGATGTGGATGAAGGGCATCCCCGTCGGCGTCATCGCCTCCAACGCCAGCGGCGTCATTTACATCGACGCGGCCCGGAAGGCGACGGAGTGGATGATCCGCTGCGGGAACTCGAAGCTTCCCGTCCTCTTCCTCCAGGGGTCCCCCGGCTACATGGTCGGCAAGGCCGAGGAGTGGGGCGGCATCGGCAAGTACGGCTCCGATATGGTCCGGGCCTGCACATGCCTCGACACCCCGAAGGTCACCTACGTCATCGGTCCCGACCACGGCGCCGCCAACTACGGCATGTGCGGCCGGGCCTTCAAGCCCCGCTTCGCCTTCACGAACATGCGAGGCCGCACGACCGTCATGTCCGGCGAGACGGCAGGCTTCATCGTCGAGACGGTTCGCCGCAAGAACATCGTCGACAAGGGCGGCACGGTGAACGAGGAAGAAATGGCCGCTTTCCGCAAGATGATGCGTGACCGGTACGATGCAGAAGGTCATCCCTTCTACACCGGATCGCTCCTCTTCCACGACGGCGTGATTGCCTTCAGCGAGGCTCGGGACAAGATCACCCGAGCCTTCGAGGTCTCGCTGCGCGTGCCCATCAAGAAGTCCGATTGGGGCGACTTGAAGGTGTAA
- a CDS encoding enoyl-CoA hydratase-related protein, which yields MSDVLLKERTEDGILILTLNRPDAMNCFNFDLLAVLADTIREANFDLDLRCIIITGSKAGDDPKKWSFSTGADLKERRTLTQDQVRRFIFTIRNTFTAVEQVRIPVIAAINGFAFGGGTELALACDIRIASSNVLMGLTETSLAIIPGAGGTQRLPRIVGMAKAKELIFTARRFGAQAALDIGLVSKVVEPDKLMEAALELAREIAKNGPIGVAQAKFAINYGMEASLGVALPLESKAYEVTIPTKDRLEALAAFAEKRKPVFKGE from the coding sequence ATGTCGGACGTACTGCTGAAAGAAAGAACCGAAGATGGCATCCTGATTCTTACGCTGAATCGGCCCGATGCCATGAATTGCTTCAACTTCGATCTGCTGGCGGTGCTGGCAGACACGATCCGCGAAGCCAACTTCGATCTGGATCTGCGCTGTATCATCATCACCGGCTCCAAGGCCGGCGACGATCCCAAAAAGTGGTCCTTTTCCACGGGGGCCGATCTGAAAGAGCGACGGACCCTGACCCAGGACCAGGTACGACGGTTTATCTTTACGATTCGCAACACCTTCACGGCAGTGGAACAGGTCCGAATCCCCGTCATCGCCGCCATCAACGGCTTTGCCTTTGGCGGCGGCACCGAGCTGGCGCTGGCGTGCGACATCCGCATCGCATCGTCCAACGTCCTGATGGGATTGACGGAAACGTCCCTGGCGATCATTCCGGGTGCCGGCGGCACCCAGAGGCTTCCGCGAATCGTCGGGATGGCAAAGGCGAAAGAGCTGATCTTCACGGCCCGGCGGTTTGGTGCCCAGGCAGCCCTCGATATCGGGCTGGTGAGCAAGGTCGTGGAGCCCGACAAGCTGATGGAAGCCGCACTGGAACTGGCCCGGGAGATCGCGAAGAACGGTCCCATCGGGGTTGCCCAAGCGAAATTCGCCATCAACTACGGTATGGAAGCCAGCCTGGGCGTAGCCCTGCCGCTGGAGTCCAAGGCCTACGAAGTGACCATTCCCACGAAGGATAGGCTGGAAGCACTGGCGGCCTTCGCGGAGAAGCGGAAACCCGTTTTCAAGGGCGAGTAA